A genome region from Jeongeupia sp. HS-3 includes the following:
- a CDS encoding SIS domain-containing protein, protein MMTYLDHDQDDLVAHGASHTAREISQQPRLWREITTTLVKSAADWQPWLSDLLATPNLRVVMTGAGTSAFAGKTLAPVLRERTGLRIDPVATTDIVGDPQAWLDPRLPTLLVSFARSGNSPESVAAVELADQLLPDCRHLILTCNPDGALARYAAGNPRVRCVLMPDGANDQSFAMTSSFTSMFVAAAVMLGAVPLTEAAARIESVAALCEAKLAVWPKQARELAAGRFERVVYLGSNGLAGLAEEASLKLLELTAGKIATRFDSTLGVRHGPKFMIDARTCVLVFMSATPYTRRYDDDLYAELVGNGIAPQVIALGTKDGDTLQVELPDADDLWLALPYLLFAQLFAFEASLAAGLTPDNPCPTGEVNRVVQGVTIYPYPN, encoded by the coding sequence ATGATGACCTACCTCGACCATGATCAGGACGATCTCGTTGCCCACGGCGCGAGCCACACCGCCCGCGAAATCAGCCAGCAACCGCGGCTGTGGCGCGAAATCACCACGACGCTGGTGAAATCCGCCGCCGACTGGCAGCCGTGGCTGAGCGACCTGCTCGCCACCCCTAACCTGCGCGTGGTGATGACCGGCGCCGGCACCTCGGCCTTTGCCGGCAAGACCTTGGCACCGGTGCTGCGCGAACGCACCGGCCTGCGCATCGACCCGGTCGCGACCACCGACATCGTCGGTGATCCGCAAGCCTGGCTCGATCCACGCCTGCCGACGCTGCTGGTGTCGTTCGCCCGTTCGGGCAACAGCCCGGAAAGCGTCGCCGCGGTCGAACTGGCCGACCAGCTGCTGCCGGACTGCCGCCACCTGATCCTGACCTGCAACCCGGACGGTGCGCTGGCGCGCTATGCCGCCGGCAACCCGCGAGTGCGCTGCGTGCTGATGCCCGACGGCGCCAACGACCAGAGCTTCGCGATGACGTCGAGCTTCACGTCGATGTTCGTCGCCGCGGCGGTGATGCTCGGCGCGGTGCCGCTGACGGAGGCCGCGGCACGGATCGAATCGGTCGCCGCGCTGTGCGAGGCCAAACTGGCCGTCTGGCCGAAGCAGGCGCGTGAACTCGCCGCCGGGCGTTTCGAGCGCGTCGTTTACCTCGGCAGCAACGGCCTCGCCGGGCTGGCCGAAGAGGCGTCGCTGAAACTGCTGGAACTGACCGCCGGCAAGATCGCCACGCGTTTCGATTCGACGCTCGGCGTTCGCCACGGCCCGAAATTCATGATCGACGCCCGCACCTGCGTGCTGGTGTTCATGTCGGCCACGCCGTACACGCGCCGCTACGACGACGACCTGTACGCCGAGCTGGTCGGCAACGGCATCGCACCGCAGGTGATCGCGCTCGGGACCAAGGACGGCGACACATTGCAGGTCGAACTGCCCGACGCCGACGACCTGTGGCTGGCGCTGCCTTACCTGCTGTTCGCGCAACTGTTCGCGTTTGAAGCCTCGCTCGCCGCCGGCCTGACCCCGGACAACCCGTGCCCGACCGGTGAAGTGAACCGGGTGGTGCAGGGCGTGACGATCTACCCGTATCCGAACTGA
- a CDS encoding D-tagatose-bisphosphate aldolase, class II, non-catalytic subunit, translating into MSLLLETIRQHKAGQPTGIYSVCSAHPLVLEAALRQGLEDDSAVLIEATSNQVNQFGGYTGMKPADFRDFVLGLAKKVGFDPARLILGGDHLGPNAWKKAPAAEAMAMAGDMVRDYVKAGFRKIHLDCSMSCAGDPVPLSDAVVAERAAQLCVISEAAWREAGGEAPVYVIGTEVPVPGGANEELGELEVTSPQAAGTTLKIHREVFAAAGLAETFERVIAMVVQPGVEFDHHKVVRYAADKAKALSAFIESEPLVFEAHSTDYQSDTALAELVRDHFAILKVGPGLTFALREALYALDVIERETIGELGASHLKSVIAQVMQEEPDYWLPYYAQPGHQQYLDRNYSLSDRIRYYWPHPKVVAAQETLFANLGKQPLLMTLVSQYLPEQAKRVAEGRIAPTAEALVIDKVMEVTRSYARACGMARAADARRAA; encoded by the coding sequence ATGAGTTTACTGCTTGAGACCATCCGCCAACACAAGGCCGGCCAGCCGACCGGGATCTACTCGGTGTGCTCGGCGCACCCGCTGGTGCTCGAAGCCGCGCTGCGCCAGGGGCTGGAAGACGACAGCGCCGTACTGATCGAGGCGACGTCGAACCAGGTGAACCAGTTCGGCGGCTACACCGGCATGAAGCCGGCCGACTTCCGCGATTTCGTGCTCGGCCTGGCGAAGAAGGTCGGTTTCGATCCGGCCAGACTGATTCTCGGCGGCGATCACCTCGGCCCGAATGCGTGGAAAAAGGCACCGGCTGCCGAGGCGATGGCGATGGCCGGCGATATGGTTCGCGACTACGTGAAGGCCGGTTTCCGCAAGATCCACCTCGATTGCTCGATGTCGTGCGCCGGCGATCCGGTGCCGCTGTCCGATGCGGTCGTTGCCGAGCGCGCCGCGCAGCTGTGCGTGATTTCGGAGGCCGCATGGCGCGAAGCCGGCGGTGAAGCGCCGGTCTACGTGATCGGCACCGAAGTGCCGGTGCCCGGTGGCGCCAACGAAGAACTCGGCGAGCTCGAAGTCACCTCGCCGCAAGCCGCCGGCACCACGCTGAAGATCCACCGCGAAGTGTTCGCCGCCGCCGGCCTGGCCGAAACGTTCGAGCGCGTGATCGCGATGGTTGTCCAGCCCGGCGTCGAGTTCGACCACCACAAGGTCGTCCGCTACGCTGCCGACAAGGCAAAGGCACTGAGTGCCTTCATCGAGTCCGAGCCGCTGGTGTTCGAGGCGCATTCGACCGATTACCAGAGCGACACCGCGCTGGCCGAGCTGGTGCGTGACCATTTCGCCATCCTCAAGGTCGGCCCGGGGCTGACGTTCGCGCTGCGCGAGGCGCTGTATGCGCTCGACGTGATCGAGCGCGAAACCATAGGTGAACTCGGCGCTTCGCACCTGAAATCGGTGATCGCGCAGGTGATGCAGGAAGAGCCCGACTACTGGCTGCCGTACTACGCGCAGCCGGGCCACCAGCAATACCTCGACCGCAACTACAGCCTGTCCGACCGCATCCGCTATTACTGGCCGCACCCGAAGGTCGTCGCCGCGCAAGAGACGCTGTTCGCCAACCTCGGCAAGCAGCCGCTGTTGATGACGCTGGTGAGCCAGTACCTGCCCGAGCAGGCCAAGCGCGTCGCCGAAGGCCGGATCGCCCCGACCGCCGAGGCGCTGGTGATCGACAAGGTGATGGAAGTGACCCGCAGCTATGCCCGTGCCTGCGGCATGGCCCGGGCTGCCGATGCGCGGAGGGCTGCATGA
- the agaR gene encoding transcriptional repressor AgaR, producing the protein MDRVQQRRNRIVQWLREQESCHVGDLSEVLGVSTVTIRGDLDFLEQSGCISRSYGKAVLNPQFAFELEFREKEKIRSEAKQLIGRAAAQLVNDGDALIIDSGSTVGFVPRYIEPHKRCTLMTNALNLANELVGDVRFELMMTGGTLRADSYSLFGPIAEQAVRLHHFDTLFIGADGIDLKAGVTTTNEQDAQLNRAMIKAADKVVLLADSSKFGRRGFCVICPLPQVHTLITDSGISDEYRRALTLSGVNVIVADE; encoded by the coding sequence ATGGATCGCGTTCAACAACGCCGCAACCGCATCGTCCAATGGCTGCGCGAACAGGAAAGCTGCCACGTCGGCGATTTGTCGGAGGTGCTGGGCGTTTCGACGGTGACGATACGCGGCGACCTCGATTTCCTCGAGCAGAGCGGCTGCATCAGCCGCTCGTACGGCAAGGCCGTGCTCAATCCGCAATTCGCCTTCGAGCTCGAATTCCGCGAGAAGGAAAAAATCCGCAGCGAGGCCAAGCAGCTGATCGGCCGCGCCGCAGCGCAGCTGGTCAACGACGGCGATGCGCTGATCATCGACTCGGGTTCCACCGTCGGCTTCGTGCCGCGCTACATCGAACCGCACAAGCGCTGCACGCTGATGACCAATGCGCTGAACCTCGCCAACGAACTGGTTGGCGACGTGCGCTTCGAGCTGATGATGACCGGCGGCACCTTGCGCGCCGATTCGTATTCGCTGTTTGGCCCGATCGCCGAGCAGGCGGTGCGCTTGCACCACTTCGACACGCTGTTCATCGGTGCCGACGGCATCGATCTCAAGGCCGGCGTCACCACCACCAACGAACAGGACGCCCAGCTCAACCGCGCCATGATCAAGGCGGCCGACAAGGTCGTGCTGCTGGCCGATTCGAGCAAGTTCGGCCGCCGCGGTTTCTGCGTGATCTGCCCGCTGCCGCAGGTGCACACGCTGATTACCGACAGCGGCATTTCCGACGAATACCGACGTGCGCTGACGCTTTCCGGCGTCAACGTGATCGTCGCTGACGAATAA